One window of Nocardia nova SH22a genomic DNA carries:
- a CDS encoding polyprenyl synthetase family protein, giving the protein MTVTSPTALPVLSRTRTHLLPVLDEWIGRLDGRLRHMCGYQLGMTDPDGTPTGVVGGKLLRPAFTLLCAEAAGVRPRDAIPSATAIELLHNASLIHDDIMDGDRERRHRPTVWARFGIPEAILAGDAMIGLGFEVLGSQPHPAAGRALAQLAATLRRLGHGQDSDLSASARAQVSVADCLDTLTGKTGTLFGCACRLGVHFGSAATDLGDRFDRFGTQLGVAFQLVDDLLDIWGDTALTGRPAGSDLRARRKSAPVTFALTADSAVAARIREMYAGEAEFDDIDTALLADLITGTGAREWTRAEIIRRVEAAWRELKDIDLVPAARAELADLVAAMLGAEFAADGIC; this is encoded by the coding sequence GTGACCGTCACCTCCCCCACGGCACTGCCGGTGCTGTCACGAACGCGCACGCACCTGCTGCCGGTCCTGGACGAATGGATCGGCAGGCTCGACGGCCGCCTGCGGCACATGTGCGGATACCAGCTGGGCATGACCGATCCGGACGGGACGCCGACCGGCGTGGTCGGCGGAAAGCTGCTCAGACCCGCGTTCACCCTGCTGTGCGCCGAGGCCGCCGGTGTGCGGCCGCGCGACGCGATCCCGTCGGCGACGGCAATCGAGTTGCTGCACAACGCCTCTCTCATCCACGACGACATCATGGACGGTGATCGGGAGCGCCGCCATCGGCCCACGGTGTGGGCGCGATTCGGGATTCCAGAGGCCATCCTCGCCGGTGACGCCATGATCGGCCTGGGATTCGAGGTACTCGGCAGCCAGCCGCATCCGGCGGCCGGGCGCGCGCTGGCGCAACTGGCGGCCACGCTGCGCCGTCTCGGTCACGGACAGGACAGCGACCTGTCGGCCAGCGCCCGGGCACAGGTGAGTGTGGCAGACTGCCTGGACACCCTCACCGGCAAAACCGGAACCCTGTTCGGTTGCGCCTGCCGGTTGGGCGTGCACTTCGGTTCGGCCGCAACCGATCTCGGCGACCGCTTCGACCGCTTCGGCACCCAGCTCGGAGTGGCGTTCCAGCTCGTGGACGATCTGCTCGACATCTGGGGCGATACGGCACTCACCGGCAGACCCGCGGGATCGGATCTGCGGGCCCGCCGCAAGAGCGCACCGGTGACGTTCGCACTCACCGCCGACAGTGCGGTGGCGGCCCGGATACGTGAGATGTACGCGGGTGAAGCCGAATTCGACGATATCGACACCGCTCTGCTGGCGGATCTGATCACCGGCACCGGCGCCCGGGAATGGACGCGCGCCGAGATCATCCGCCGGGTCGAGGCCGCGTGGCGCGAGCTCAAGGACATCGACCTGGTTCCGGCCGCCCGCGCGGAACTGGCGGATCTGGTCGCCGCCATGCTGGGTGCGGAGTTCGCGGCGGACGGGATCTGTTGA
- a CDS encoding terpene synthase family protein, which yields MTLTPDTFAAAFDALAPQQNPHAVTAIRHVNDWVAAQGLVVREAARDRFARADFGAFAALVYPTADAAALDLTADWFAWFFLLDDQLDDGVIGHAPERLAALMASILDVVGDRPIEPDAPMIVRALADLWERTTPVTGPVWRRRFIDHATRCALAAVWEADNRVHATVPSDAEYVTQRRHTGAIYPCMDLIEIVERIELPDGVYTGELFTRTLDAACDVVCWTNDVFSVDKEAALGEYHNLVSLHEHWDRVSRTAALETTMTRIVDRLAEFTELQPRVLAAWPEHAEELAGYLAGMRSWMRGNLDWSAETRRYRDTLGGSGTPAQYLESALVDAVAGRKVSR from the coding sequence ATGACCCTCACCCCCGACACCTTCGCCGCGGCGTTCGACGCCCTGGCGCCACAGCAGAATCCACACGCCGTCACCGCGATCCGGCATGTGAACGACTGGGTCGCCGCCCAGGGCCTGGTGGTGCGCGAGGCGGCCCGGGATCGGTTCGCGCGCGCCGATTTCGGCGCCTTCGCGGCCCTGGTGTACCCCACCGCCGACGCCGCGGCCCTCGACCTCACCGCGGACTGGTTCGCCTGGTTCTTCCTGCTCGACGATCAGCTCGACGACGGTGTGATCGGCCACGCGCCGGAGCGGCTGGCGGCCCTGATGGCGTCGATTCTGGACGTGGTGGGCGACCGGCCGATCGAACCGGATGCCCCGATGATCGTGCGGGCCCTGGCCGATCTGTGGGAGCGCACCACACCGGTCACCGGCCCGGTCTGGCGGCGCCGCTTCATCGACCATGCCACCCGGTGTGCGCTGGCGGCGGTGTGGGAGGCCGACAATCGCGTGCACGCGACCGTGCCGTCCGACGCGGAGTATGTGACGCAGCGCAGGCACACCGGCGCGATCTATCCGTGTATGGATCTCATCGAAATCGTCGAGCGCATCGAACTTCCCGACGGTGTCTACACCGGTGAGCTGTTCACCCGGACACTCGATGCCGCCTGCGATGTCGTGTGCTGGACCAACGACGTGTTCTCGGTGGACAAGGAGGCGGCACTCGGCGAATACCACAATCTGGTGTCGCTGCACGAACATTGGGACCGGGTGAGCCGGACCGCCGCCCTCGAGACGACCATGACCCGGATCGTCGACCGGCTCGCGGAGTTCACGGAACTGCAGCCCCGTGTCCTGGCGGCATGGCCCGAGCACGCGGAGGAACTGGCCGGATATCTGGCGGGAATGCGGTCGTGGATGCGCGGCAATCTCGATTGGTCGGCGGAGACCCGGCGATACCGGGATACCCTGGGCGGCAGCGGCACTCCGGCGCAGTATCTGGAATCGGCGCTGGTGGACGCGGTGGCCGGGCGAAAGGTGAGCCGGTGA
- a CDS encoding cytochrome P450: MGAVSLTNPAVSARRIPGQSPLEQIVEFRSFQRDQLACLKRAIDRHGDIFRIRVLGYPIVVVNHPDYVQRVLVENRENYNKNSLIYKTVRPALRDGLIGAIGGELWQRHRRLMQPSFHRPKIAKFTTGMVEETATMVERWSDRHTDGEVTDLLPDLTRVVLRIVMRTVFGLDIRDTEQMERDFTLTNEIMGNYFRFPFPPLNFPTPRNRRLMRLIVGVQDFVARQIEERRDGEMTLLNILAEAVDVETGEPMSALQLRDEVGNVMVGGYETTANSVAFMLQVLARRGDVQERMAAELATELGGRTPAFEDLHRLTYTRMVVDEVLRLYSPAWQTMRHAVREDLVGDYRIPAGTDIYINFHTLHRHPDFWPDPDRFDPERFRPDAVAARPKNAYVPFASGPRHCIGKHFAVTELMIIVSMILRSFRMSVADDEPPIEFDQLITLRPKHGLRLRLERR; the protein is encoded by the coding sequence ATGGGGGCCGTCAGCCTGACCAACCCGGCGGTATCGGCACGCCGGATTCCGGGGCAGAGTCCACTGGAGCAGATCGTGGAGTTCCGATCGTTCCAGCGGGATCAGCTCGCCTGTTTGAAGCGTGCGATCGACCGGCACGGGGACATCTTTCGGATCCGGGTGCTGGGATATCCGATCGTCGTGGTCAACCATCCCGACTACGTGCAGCGGGTGCTGGTCGAGAATCGCGAGAACTACAACAAGAATTCGCTGATCTACAAGACCGTGCGACCGGCGTTGCGGGACGGGCTGATCGGGGCGATCGGCGGGGAGCTGTGGCAACGGCATCGCCGGCTCATGCAGCCGTCGTTCCACCGGCCCAAGATCGCCAAGTTCACCACGGGCATGGTCGAGGAGACCGCGACGATGGTGGAGCGCTGGTCCGATCGGCACACCGACGGCGAGGTCACCGATCTGCTGCCGGACCTCACCCGCGTGGTGTTGCGCATCGTCATGCGCACGGTGTTCGGACTCGACATCCGCGACACCGAGCAGATGGAGCGGGATTTCACGCTCACCAACGAGATCATGGGCAACTATTTCCGTTTCCCGTTCCCGCCCTTGAACTTTCCGACACCGCGCAACCGCCGGTTGATGCGGCTGATCGTCGGGGTGCAGGATTTCGTGGCCCGTCAGATCGAGGAGCGCCGCGACGGTGAGATGACACTGCTCAATATCCTGGCCGAGGCGGTCGATGTGGAGACCGGCGAGCCGATGTCGGCCCTGCAGTTGCGCGACGAAGTGGGCAATGTGATGGTCGGCGGTTACGAGACCACCGCGAATTCGGTCGCCTTCATGCTCCAGGTGCTGGCCCGCCGCGGCGATGTCCAGGAGCGGATGGCCGCCGAACTCGCTACCGAATTGGGCGGGCGCACACCCGCTTTCGAGGATCTGCACCGGCTGACCTACACCCGCATGGTCGTGGACGAGGTGCTGCGGCTCTACAGCCCGGCCTGGCAGACCATGCGGCACGCGGTGCGCGAGGATCTGGTGGGCGACTACCGGATTCCCGCCGGAACCGACATCTACATCAATTTCCATACCCTGCACCGGCATCCGGACTTCTGGCCGGATCCCGACCGGTTCGATCCGGAGCGATTCCGGCCCGATGCCGTCGCCGCCCGGCCGAAGAACGCCTACGTGCCGTTCGCGAGCGGTCCGCGCCATTGCATCGGAAAGCATTTCGCCGTCACGGAATTGATGATCATCGTGTCGATGATCCTGCGGTCGTTCCGAATGAGTGTCGCGGACGACGAGCCGCCGATCGAATTCGACCAGCTGATCACCCTGCGTCCCAAACACGGGCTGCGACTGCGTCTGGAGCGCCGATGA